A single genomic interval of Lathyrus oleraceus cultivar Zhongwan6 chromosome 7, CAAS_Psat_ZW6_1.0, whole genome shotgun sequence harbors:
- the LOC127104657 gene encoding uncharacterized protein LOC127104657 translates to MERLTAYVEALVAAQNQSSPTLSIKAQNTVISKIVIALTYVVQVSSPQYQMPNGYPWGMPLNFTPEGCQPGAQPTTFVPTPIMFVPALVVHTVPHINEPIFHAEASEGLGVCERLDDFEDQFQEMQRKIKALRGNDLFEKNAHDLCLAQNKKIPTKFKLPEFKKYKGNSCTHIHLTMYSKRMSAEKDNDQLLIHYFKDSLTGAAMKWYMGLDNM, encoded by the coding sequence ATGGAAAGGCTCACTGCTTATGTAGAGGCTCTGGTGGCTGCGCAGAATCAGTCATCACCGACTCTATCCATTAAAGCTCAGAATACTGTAATCTCGAAAATTGTTATTGCCCTCACCTATGTAGTACAAGTGAGTTCCCCGCAGTACCAAATGCCAAATGGATACCCTTGGGGTATGCCCCTGAATTTTACACCAGAAGGTTGCCAGCCTGGTGCACAACCTACGACGTTTGTTCCTACACCAATTATGTTCGTTCCTGCTCTAGTGGTGCATACTGTACCACATATCAACGAGCCTATTTTCCATGCAGAAGCATCTGAAGGATTGGGTGTTTGTGAAAGGTTAGATGACTTTGAAGACCAATTTCAAGAAATGCAGAGGAAGATCAAGGCCCTTAGAGGAAATGACCTATTTGAGAAGAATGCCCATGATCTGTGTCTAGCACAAAATAAGAAGATACCAACCAAATTCAAATTACCTGAATTTAAGAAATACAAAGGAAATTCTTGTACCCACATCCATCTCACTATGTATTCTAAGAGGATGTCCGCCGAGAAAGACAACGATCAGTTGTTGATTCATTACTTCAAAGACAGTTTGACAGGTGCTGCGATGAaatggtacatgggcttggataACATGTAG